Proteins encoded within one genomic window of Oryza glaberrima chromosome 12, OglaRS2, whole genome shotgun sequence:
- the LOC127758235 gene encoding probable E3 ubiquitin-protein ligase RHY1A isoform X3: MPLSDLWQGQEHVPGSKRDTSKGVASAGNITGQAGSTGSSSRLNRSVSDHGRLPDSVQQARERLLQRLNSVDLSGRRQNTSLSSETIHGGVAPGVSTTADSIFSSLTSCFHTDVSIAPCKLQESTAETFNTADKHTFIAHCSEPAPTQEVASCRVTDDDELAGPSTECSICLERCGDADGLLELRCKHIFHSACLERWLRSRSDCPYCRASVLLTAEG, encoded by the exons ATGCCCTTGTCAGATCTATGGCAA GGTCAGGAACATGTTCCAGGAAGCAAAAGAGATACCTCAAAGGGTGTCGCATCTGCTGGAAACATAACAGGACAAGCAGGCAGCACGGGCTCCAGCTCAAGGCTAAACCGCAGCGTATCAGATCATGGCCGGCTTCCTGATTCCGTTCAGCAGGCTAGGGAACGGCTACTTCAGAGGCTTAACAGCGTGGACTTATCAGGAAGAAG GCAAAATACATCGTTGTCATCAGAAACCATTCATGGTGGAGTAGCCCCGGGCGTCTCCACCACCGCAGATAGCATATTCAGCAGTCTAACCAGTTGCTTCCACACTGACGTATCGATCGCTCCCTGCAAACTCCAAGAGAGCACAGCTGAAACCTTCAACACCGCAGATAAGCATACATTCATCGCGCATTGTTCTGAACCGGCTCCTACACAAGAAGTAGCAAGCTGCAGAGTAACAGATGATGACGAACTCGCGGGACCTTCAACGGAGTGCTCTATATGCCTGGAGAGATGTGGGGATGCAGATGGGCTCCTCGAGCTGCGGTGCAAGCACATCTTCCACTCGGCCTGCCTCGAGCGATGGCTGCGCTCTCGCAGCGACTGCCCCTACTGCAGGGCCAGCGTGCTCCTAACAGCAGAAGGATGA
- the LOC127758235 gene encoding probable E3 ubiquitin-protein ligase XERICO isoform X1 yields MPIASKLVYFQRRRPSPAPPEPEPEPPDPRRRPCRAGAGASAARRRKPGQEHVPGSKRDTSKGVASAGNITGQAGSTGSSSRLNRSVSDHGRLPDSVQQARERLLQRLNSVDLSGRRQNTSLSSETIHGGVAPGVSTTADSIFSSLTSCFHTDVSIAPCKLQESTAETFNTADKHTFIAHCSEPAPTQEVASCRVTDDDELAGPSTECSICLERCGDADGLLELRCKHIFHSACLERWLRSRSDCPYCRASVLLTAEG; encoded by the exons atgcCGATCGCCTCCAAGCTCGTCTActtccagcgccgccgcccatcgccggcgccgccggagccggagccggagcctcCCGACCCTCGCCGCAGGCCCTgccgagccggagccggagcctccgccgcacgccgccgcaagCCG GGTCAGGAACATGTTCCAGGAAGCAAAAGAGATACCTCAAAGGGTGTCGCATCTGCTGGAAACATAACAGGACAAGCAGGCAGCACGGGCTCCAGCTCAAGGCTAAACCGCAGCGTATCAGATCATGGCCGGCTTCCTGATTCCGTTCAGCAGGCTAGGGAACGGCTACTTCAGAGGCTTAACAGCGTGGACTTATCAGGAAGAAG GCAAAATACATCGTTGTCATCAGAAACCATTCATGGTGGAGTAGCCCCGGGCGTCTCCACCACCGCAGATAGCATATTCAGCAGTCTAACCAGTTGCTTCCACACTGACGTATCGATCGCTCCCTGCAAACTCCAAGAGAGCACAGCTGAAACCTTCAACACCGCAGATAAGCATACATTCATCGCGCATTGTTCTGAACCGGCTCCTACACAAGAAGTAGCAAGCTGCAGAGTAACAGATGATGACGAACTCGCGGGACCTTCAACGGAGTGCTCTATATGCCTGGAGAGATGTGGGGATGCAGATGGGCTCCTCGAGCTGCGGTGCAAGCACATCTTCCACTCGGCCTGCCTCGAGCGATGGCTGCGCTCTCGCAGCGACTGCCCCTACTGCAGGGCCAGCGTGCTCCTAACAGCAGAAGGATGA
- the LOC127758235 gene encoding probable E3 ubiquitin-protein ligase XERICO isoform X2, translated as MRRKCYGSKEKRWPVLLAESEKFMCYFLGQEHVPGSKRDTSKGVASAGNITGQAGSTGSSSRLNRSVSDHGRLPDSVQQARERLLQRLNSVDLSGRRQNTSLSSETIHGGVAPGVSTTADSIFSSLTSCFHTDVSIAPCKLQESTAETFNTADKHTFIAHCSEPAPTQEVASCRVTDDDELAGPSTECSICLERCGDADGLLELRCKHIFHSACLERWLRSRSDCPYCRASVLLTAEG; from the exons ATGCGACGGAAGTGCTACGGGTCGAAGGAAAAACGGTGGCCTGTGCTTCTCGCCGAAAGCGAAAAATTTatgtgctattttttg GGTCAGGAACATGTTCCAGGAAGCAAAAGAGATACCTCAAAGGGTGTCGCATCTGCTGGAAACATAACAGGACAAGCAGGCAGCACGGGCTCCAGCTCAAGGCTAAACCGCAGCGTATCAGATCATGGCCGGCTTCCTGATTCCGTTCAGCAGGCTAGGGAACGGCTACTTCAGAGGCTTAACAGCGTGGACTTATCAGGAAGAAG GCAAAATACATCGTTGTCATCAGAAACCATTCATGGTGGAGTAGCCCCGGGCGTCTCCACCACCGCAGATAGCATATTCAGCAGTCTAACCAGTTGCTTCCACACTGACGTATCGATCGCTCCCTGCAAACTCCAAGAGAGCACAGCTGAAACCTTCAACACCGCAGATAAGCATACATTCATCGCGCATTGTTCTGAACCGGCTCCTACACAAGAAGTAGCAAGCTGCAGAGTAACAGATGATGACGAACTCGCGGGACCTTCAACGGAGTGCTCTATATGCCTGGAGAGATGTGGGGATGCAGATGGGCTCCTCGAGCTGCGGTGCAAGCACATCTTCCACTCGGCCTGCCTCGAGCGATGGCTGCGCTCTCGCAGCGACTGCCCCTACTGCAGGGCCAGCGTGCTCCTAACAGCAGAAGGATGA